The Daphnia pulex isolate KAP4 chromosome 3, ASM2113471v1 genome includes a region encoding these proteins:
- the LOC124191228 gene encoding SRSF protein kinase 3-like isoform X1 gives MSSIKSDTNRRVLAIQAKKKRYKNSNKGKGRPREKETREEDSNKKDKRPTTKPTVRNDVKGSISETLDEDEEILGSDDDEQEDPRDYTKGGYHPVKIGDLFHNRYHVVRKLGWGHFSTVWLCWDLVAKRFVALKVVKSASHYTETALDEIKLLRCVRESDETDPKREKTVQLLDDFKISGINGTHVCMVFEVLGHNLLKLIIRSQYQGIPLLNVKTIIRQVLEGLDYLHTKCRIIHTDIKPENILICVDEPFIRKLAADATQWHKMGMKLPGSLVSTAPKELQSTNTTNMSKSKKKKMKKKAKKKAELLEKQLQQLEELEENLQINGCKETETNGTSLQAADEACAANPTLRNGGSNNVEHRKSFAEMTEAQVHPASSASAPEGFLNPQDNPNGNENSTTSESGMRRTSSVPDQRSLLDKRPDPVREVWPDMLVKIADLGNACWVHHHFTEDIQTRQYRCLEVLLGAGYGTPADIWSTACMAFELATGDYLFEPHSGEDYSRDEDHLAHIIELLGDIPKHIAASGKYSRVFFNKKGELRHITKLKPWGLFEVLTEKYEWDIQQARDFAEFLHPMLAFDPNQRATAAECLLHPWLTGVPLDGHQQQLQAERRQCLSFVHQPTEEVGDLDDEEEDDDDEDEDEDDEDDDDDDDDDADSPRQVVVPS, from the exons atgAGCTCAATCAAGAGTGATACCAACCGCAGAG TGCTAGCTATccaggcaaagaagaagaggtacaaaaattcaaataaaggCAAGGGGCGACcgagagaaaaggaaacgagagaagaagattccaacaaaaaggacaaaagACCAACAACTAAACCTACAGTGAG GAATGACGTCAAAGGATCCATTTCTGAAACACTCGATGAAGACGAAGAGATCCTCGGTTCCGATGATGACGAACAAGAAGATCCAAGGGATTACACCAAAG gTGGTTACCATCCGGTGAAAATCGGCGATCTCTTTCACAATCGATACCATGTCGTGCGCAAGTTGGGCTGGGGCCATTTCTCCACCGTCTGGCTCTGCTGGGACTTGGT GGCGAAACGGTTTGTGGCGCTCAAGGTGGTCAAGAGCGCGTCGCATTACACGGAGACGGCGCTGGACGAGATCAAGTTGCTCCGTTGCGTCCGCGAGAGCGATGAAACGGACCCGAAACGCGAGAAGACGGTCCAGCTTCTTGATGATTTTAAGATCAGCGGCATTAATGGCACGCACGTCTGTATGGTCTTTGAAGTGCTCGGTCACAATCTTCTCAAACTCATCATACGCAGCCAGTACCAAGGCATTCCTCTGCTCAACGTCAAGACCATCATCCGCCAG GTTCTCGAAGGTTTGGACTATTTGCACACCAAGTGTCGCATCATCCACACGGACATCAAACCCGAGAACATTTTGATCTGCGTCGATGAGCCATTCATTCGGAAACTCGCAGCCGACGCTACCCAGTGGCACAAGATGGGCATGAAACTCCCCGGTTCTTTAG TGAGTACGGCGCCCAAAGAACTGCAGTCTACCAATACGACCAACATGTCAaaaagcaagaagaagaagatgaaaaagaaggcCAAAAAGAAGGCGGAGTTACTGGAAAAGCAGCTCCAGCAATTGGAGGAGCTGGAAGAGAATCTCCAGATTAACG GATGTAAAGAGACGGAAACAAACGGAACGAGCTTGCAAGCTGCGGATGAAGCGTGCGCGGCGAATCCCACTCTCAGGAACGGTGGATCCAACA aTGTAGAACATCGCAAGAGTTTTGCGGAGATGACGGAGGCTCAAGTTCATCCGGCTTCGTCTGCTTCCGCTCCCGAGGGCTTCCTTAACCCTCAGGATAATCCGAACGGCAACGAGAACTCGACGACCA GTGAAAGCGGGATGCGTCGCACGTCTTCGGTTCCAGATCAGCGGTCGTTGCTGGACAAGAGACCAGATCCCGTCCGAGAAGTCTGGCCTGACATGTTGGTGAAAATTGCAGATTTGGGCAACGCCTGCTGGGTG CATCACCACTTTACGGAGGATATTCAAACGAGGCAATACCGTTGCCTTGAAGTTTTACTGGGTGCTGGATACGGGACTCCGGCCGATATTTGGAGCACGGCCTGCATGGCGTTCGAGCTGGCGACCGGTGACTACCTGTTCGAGCCGCACTCTGGCGAGGATTATTCGAGGGACGAGGACCATTTGGCCCACATAATCGAACTTTTGGGTGATATTCCAAAACACATTGCGGCTTCTGGGAAATACTCGCGGGTCTTCTTCAACAAAAAGG GAGAATTGCGGCACATCACGAAGCTGAAGCCGTGGGGTCTCTTCGAGGTGCTAACGGAAAAATACGAGTGGGATATCCAGCAAGCGCGGGACTTTGCCGAATTCCTGCATCCCATGTTGGCGTTTGATCCGAACCAGCGAGCAACGGCGGCCGAGTGTCTACTTCATCCGTGGCTTACGGGCGTGCCACTTGACGGCCATCAGCAGCAATTGCAGGCCGAGCGCCGTCAATGTTTGTCGTTTGTTCACCAACCGACCGAAGAGGTTGGTGACTTGGACGACGAG GAGgaggatgacgacgacgaagatgagGACGAggacgatgaagatgatgacgacgacgacgacgatgatgcgGATTCGCCTCGGCAGGTCGTCGTCCCTTCATGA
- the LOC124191228 gene encoding SRSF protein kinase 3-like isoform X2 — MSSIKSDTNRRVLAIQAKKKRYKNSNKGKGRPREKETREEDSNKKDKRPTTKPTVRNDVKGSISETLDEDEEILGSDDDEQEDPRDYTKGGYHPVKIGDLFHNRYHVVRKLGWGHFSTVWLCWDLVAKRFVALKVVKSASHYTETALDEIKLLRCVRESDETDPKREKTVQLLDDFKISGINGTHVCMVFEVLGHNLLKLIIRSQYQGIPLLNVKTIIRQVLEGLDYLHTKCRIIHTDIKPENILICVDEPFIRKLAADATQWHKMGMKLPGSLVSTAPKELQSTNTTNMSKSKKKKMKKKAKKKAELLEKQLQQLEELEENLQINGCKETETNGTSLQAADEACAANPTLRNGGSNNVEHRKSFAEMTEAQVHPASSASAPEGFLNPQDNPNGNENSTSESGMRRTSSVPDQRSLLDKRPDPVREVWPDMLVKIADLGNACWVHHHFTEDIQTRQYRCLEVLLGAGYGTPADIWSTACMAFELATGDYLFEPHSGEDYSRDEDHLAHIIELLGDIPKHIAASGKYSRVFFNKKGELRHITKLKPWGLFEVLTEKYEWDIQQARDFAEFLHPMLAFDPNQRATAAECLLHPWLTGVPLDGHQQQLQAERRQCLSFVHQPTEEVGDLDDEEEDDDDEDEDEDDEDDDDDDDDDADSPRQVVVPS; from the exons atgAGCTCAATCAAGAGTGATACCAACCGCAGAG TGCTAGCTATccaggcaaagaagaagaggtacaaaaattcaaataaaggCAAGGGGCGACcgagagaaaaggaaacgagagaagaagattccaacaaaaaggacaaaagACCAACAACTAAACCTACAGTGAG GAATGACGTCAAAGGATCCATTTCTGAAACACTCGATGAAGACGAAGAGATCCTCGGTTCCGATGATGACGAACAAGAAGATCCAAGGGATTACACCAAAG gTGGTTACCATCCGGTGAAAATCGGCGATCTCTTTCACAATCGATACCATGTCGTGCGCAAGTTGGGCTGGGGCCATTTCTCCACCGTCTGGCTCTGCTGGGACTTGGT GGCGAAACGGTTTGTGGCGCTCAAGGTGGTCAAGAGCGCGTCGCATTACACGGAGACGGCGCTGGACGAGATCAAGTTGCTCCGTTGCGTCCGCGAGAGCGATGAAACGGACCCGAAACGCGAGAAGACGGTCCAGCTTCTTGATGATTTTAAGATCAGCGGCATTAATGGCACGCACGTCTGTATGGTCTTTGAAGTGCTCGGTCACAATCTTCTCAAACTCATCATACGCAGCCAGTACCAAGGCATTCCTCTGCTCAACGTCAAGACCATCATCCGCCAG GTTCTCGAAGGTTTGGACTATTTGCACACCAAGTGTCGCATCATCCACACGGACATCAAACCCGAGAACATTTTGATCTGCGTCGATGAGCCATTCATTCGGAAACTCGCAGCCGACGCTACCCAGTGGCACAAGATGGGCATGAAACTCCCCGGTTCTTTAG TGAGTACGGCGCCCAAAGAACTGCAGTCTACCAATACGACCAACATGTCAaaaagcaagaagaagaagatgaaaaagaaggcCAAAAAGAAGGCGGAGTTACTGGAAAAGCAGCTCCAGCAATTGGAGGAGCTGGAAGAGAATCTCCAGATTAACG GATGTAAAGAGACGGAAACAAACGGAACGAGCTTGCAAGCTGCGGATGAAGCGTGCGCGGCGAATCCCACTCTCAGGAACGGTGGATCCAACA aTGTAGAACATCGCAAGAGTTTTGCGGAGATGACGGAGGCTCAAGTTCATCCGGCTTCGTCTGCTTCCGCTCCCGAGGGCTTCCTTAACCCTCAGGATAATCCGAACGGCAACGAGAACTCGACGA GTGAAAGCGGGATGCGTCGCACGTCTTCGGTTCCAGATCAGCGGTCGTTGCTGGACAAGAGACCAGATCCCGTCCGAGAAGTCTGGCCTGACATGTTGGTGAAAATTGCAGATTTGGGCAACGCCTGCTGGGTG CATCACCACTTTACGGAGGATATTCAAACGAGGCAATACCGTTGCCTTGAAGTTTTACTGGGTGCTGGATACGGGACTCCGGCCGATATTTGGAGCACGGCCTGCATGGCGTTCGAGCTGGCGACCGGTGACTACCTGTTCGAGCCGCACTCTGGCGAGGATTATTCGAGGGACGAGGACCATTTGGCCCACATAATCGAACTTTTGGGTGATATTCCAAAACACATTGCGGCTTCTGGGAAATACTCGCGGGTCTTCTTCAACAAAAAGG GAGAATTGCGGCACATCACGAAGCTGAAGCCGTGGGGTCTCTTCGAGGTGCTAACGGAAAAATACGAGTGGGATATCCAGCAAGCGCGGGACTTTGCCGAATTCCTGCATCCCATGTTGGCGTTTGATCCGAACCAGCGAGCAACGGCGGCCGAGTGTCTACTTCATCCGTGGCTTACGGGCGTGCCACTTGACGGCCATCAGCAGCAATTGCAGGCCGAGCGCCGTCAATGTTTGTCGTTTGTTCACCAACCGACCGAAGAGGTTGGTGACTTGGACGACGAG GAGgaggatgacgacgacgaagatgagGACGAggacgatgaagatgatgacgacgacgacgacgatgatgcgGATTCGCCTCGGCAGGTCGTCGTCCCTTCATGA
- the LOC124191228 gene encoding SRSF protein kinase 3-like isoform X3, with the protein MRDISSIANDVKGSISETLDEDEEILGSDDDEQEDPRDYTKGGYHPVKIGDLFHNRYHVVRKLGWGHFSTVWLCWDLVAKRFVALKVVKSASHYTETALDEIKLLRCVRESDETDPKREKTVQLLDDFKISGINGTHVCMVFEVLGHNLLKLIIRSQYQGIPLLNVKTIIRQVLEGLDYLHTKCRIIHTDIKPENILICVDEPFIRKLAADATQWHKMGMKLPGSLVSTAPKELQSTNTTNMSKSKKKKMKKKAKKKAELLEKQLQQLEELEENLQINGCKETETNGTSLQAADEACAANPTLRNGGSNNVEHRKSFAEMTEAQVHPASSASAPEGFLNPQDNPNGNENSTTSESGMRRTSSVPDQRSLLDKRPDPVREVWPDMLVKIADLGNACWVHHHFTEDIQTRQYRCLEVLLGAGYGTPADIWSTACMAFELATGDYLFEPHSGEDYSRDEDHLAHIIELLGDIPKHIAASGKYSRVFFNKKGELRHITKLKPWGLFEVLTEKYEWDIQQARDFAEFLHPMLAFDPNQRATAAECLLHPWLTGVPLDGHQQQLQAERRQCLSFVHQPTEEVGDLDDEEEDDDDEDEDEDDEDDDDDDDDDADSPRQVVVPS; encoded by the exons ATGAGAGATATTTCGTCAATAGC GAATGACGTCAAAGGATCCATTTCTGAAACACTCGATGAAGACGAAGAGATCCTCGGTTCCGATGATGACGAACAAGAAGATCCAAGGGATTACACCAAAG gTGGTTACCATCCGGTGAAAATCGGCGATCTCTTTCACAATCGATACCATGTCGTGCGCAAGTTGGGCTGGGGCCATTTCTCCACCGTCTGGCTCTGCTGGGACTTGGT GGCGAAACGGTTTGTGGCGCTCAAGGTGGTCAAGAGCGCGTCGCATTACACGGAGACGGCGCTGGACGAGATCAAGTTGCTCCGTTGCGTCCGCGAGAGCGATGAAACGGACCCGAAACGCGAGAAGACGGTCCAGCTTCTTGATGATTTTAAGATCAGCGGCATTAATGGCACGCACGTCTGTATGGTCTTTGAAGTGCTCGGTCACAATCTTCTCAAACTCATCATACGCAGCCAGTACCAAGGCATTCCTCTGCTCAACGTCAAGACCATCATCCGCCAG GTTCTCGAAGGTTTGGACTATTTGCACACCAAGTGTCGCATCATCCACACGGACATCAAACCCGAGAACATTTTGATCTGCGTCGATGAGCCATTCATTCGGAAACTCGCAGCCGACGCTACCCAGTGGCACAAGATGGGCATGAAACTCCCCGGTTCTTTAG TGAGTACGGCGCCCAAAGAACTGCAGTCTACCAATACGACCAACATGTCAaaaagcaagaagaagaagatgaaaaagaaggcCAAAAAGAAGGCGGAGTTACTGGAAAAGCAGCTCCAGCAATTGGAGGAGCTGGAAGAGAATCTCCAGATTAACG GATGTAAAGAGACGGAAACAAACGGAACGAGCTTGCAAGCTGCGGATGAAGCGTGCGCGGCGAATCCCACTCTCAGGAACGGTGGATCCAACA aTGTAGAACATCGCAAGAGTTTTGCGGAGATGACGGAGGCTCAAGTTCATCCGGCTTCGTCTGCTTCCGCTCCCGAGGGCTTCCTTAACCCTCAGGATAATCCGAACGGCAACGAGAACTCGACGACCA GTGAAAGCGGGATGCGTCGCACGTCTTCGGTTCCAGATCAGCGGTCGTTGCTGGACAAGAGACCAGATCCCGTCCGAGAAGTCTGGCCTGACATGTTGGTGAAAATTGCAGATTTGGGCAACGCCTGCTGGGTG CATCACCACTTTACGGAGGATATTCAAACGAGGCAATACCGTTGCCTTGAAGTTTTACTGGGTGCTGGATACGGGACTCCGGCCGATATTTGGAGCACGGCCTGCATGGCGTTCGAGCTGGCGACCGGTGACTACCTGTTCGAGCCGCACTCTGGCGAGGATTATTCGAGGGACGAGGACCATTTGGCCCACATAATCGAACTTTTGGGTGATATTCCAAAACACATTGCGGCTTCTGGGAAATACTCGCGGGTCTTCTTCAACAAAAAGG GAGAATTGCGGCACATCACGAAGCTGAAGCCGTGGGGTCTCTTCGAGGTGCTAACGGAAAAATACGAGTGGGATATCCAGCAAGCGCGGGACTTTGCCGAATTCCTGCATCCCATGTTGGCGTTTGATCCGAACCAGCGAGCAACGGCGGCCGAGTGTCTACTTCATCCGTGGCTTACGGGCGTGCCACTTGACGGCCATCAGCAGCAATTGCAGGCCGAGCGCCGTCAATGTTTGTCGTTTGTTCACCAACCGACCGAAGAGGTTGGTGACTTGGACGACGAG GAGgaggatgacgacgacgaagatgagGACGAggacgatgaagatgatgacgacgacgacgacgatgatgcgGATTCGCCTCGGCAGGTCGTCGTCCCTTCATGA